One genomic region from Mangifera indica cultivar Alphonso chromosome 17, CATAS_Mindica_2.1, whole genome shotgun sequence encodes:
- the LOC123199890 gene encoding uncharacterized protein LOC123199890, with the protein MVDADYPLELHLQPWGMIDEVFIPINFENAHWVAGVLDLKEWKITVYDSLQSFTANPELFRRKMLGYTSMIPHLLTATSFWADSHRSPRDDPFALHRVVDIPQ; encoded by the exons ATGGTGGATGCAGATTACCCACTTGAGTTGCATTTGCAACCTTGGGGTATGATCGATGAG GTTTTTATCccaataaactttgaaaatgctCATTGGGTAGCAGGGGtgttggatttgaaggagtggaaGATTACGGTTTACGACTCCTTACAGAGTTTCACAGCTAACCCGGAGCTATTTAGGCGAAAGATGTTGGGATATACGTCGATGATACCACATTTACTAACTGCGACATCATTTTGGGCCGATTCGCATCGGAGTCCACGAGacgatccatttgcattgcatagggtggtggatataccgCAGTAG